From the Notolabrus celidotus isolate fNotCel1 chromosome 12, fNotCel1.pri, whole genome shotgun sequence genome, one window contains:
- the LOC117822557 gene encoding histidine N-acetyltransferase-like, giving the protein MSAAGGVCDLVYGFAEEQDFQQVLDVCRGAFNGLDYLPVSFHRWLCEPGRLVFIARMKDRVVGLESALLVDGGQTAVFQGLRVASDLRGRGIAGGLQRHITDYIRHHYPEVSAVRTARVDLPSPQSLTKYRLIAKEAIMSLCCEAADLSLFVTELRSRLSSQSDSAFLSPVTLNQQQAETLILSDHMVSKLLPNKTLINNWEPLKPVEANLEVLRRRELKWIVDRESKPSAVSLRTAPYSIPYRHDAMLLNIDIYGHDLSAVCAVFLAQLEASLPSARGYLIIYTYMDPEIWPGLHETCKNNSKVSFYSGYFEQVILESDL; this is encoded by the exons ATGTCTGCAGCAGGGGGAGTTTGTGATTTGGTGTATGGCTTTGCAGAGGAGCAGGACTTCCAGCAG GTCCTGGACGTCTGCAGGGGCGCCTTCAATGGACTCGACTACCTGCCCGTTAGCTTCCATCGCTGGCTTTGTGAACCTGGACGTCTCGTCTTCATCGCGAGGATGAAGGACAGAGTA GTGGGGCTGGAGTCTGCTCTGCTGGTGGATGGTGGTCAGACGGCTGTTTTTCAGGGTCTCAGGGTGGCCTCTGATTTACGGGGCCGTGGCATCGCTGGAGGCCTCCAGAGGCACATTACTGACTACATACGCCATCATTACCCAGAAGTCTCTGCTGTCAGGACGGCACGAGTAGACCTGCCATCCCCACAATCGCTCACCAAGTATCGACTTATAGCTAAGGAG GCCATCATGTCCCTGTGCTGTGAGGCAGCAGACCTCAGCCTCTTTGTCACCGAGCTTCGGTCCAGACTCTCCTCTCAGTCTGACTCTGCCTTCCTCAGCCCGGTGACCCTGAACCAGCAGCAGGCAGAGACTCTGATCCTGTCCGACCACATGGTGTCCAAACTGCTGCCCAATAAAACCCTCATCAATAACTGGGAGCCTCTGAAGCCTGTGGAGGCAAACCTGGAGGTCCTGCGTCGGAGGGAGCTGAAGTGGATCGTAGACCGTGAGTCTAAACCCTCCGCCGTCAGCCTGCGCACCGCACCATACTCCATCCCCTACCGCCACGACGCCATGCTCCTCAACATCGACATCTACGGCCACGATCTGTCTGCTGTCTGTGCCGTGTTTCTGGCCCAGCTCGAAGCCTCGCTGCCGAGTGCCCGGGGTTACCTCATCATCTACACCTACATGGACCCCGAGATTTGGCCCGGGTTACACGAGACCTGCAAGAACAACAGCAAGGTGTCGTTCTACAGCGGTTACTTTGAGCAGGTGATACTGGAGAGTGACCTCTGA
- the col6a4a gene encoding collagen alpha-6(VI) chain has product MSVGHLCLDASADLISPSMRGRMSLLLGLIVAVCSCGVAAEAPECKYATVADIVFLVDGSSSIGSYSFQAVRNFLRNIINALDIGPDKVQIGLAQFSENPHQEFLLKDHMDKDSLLAAVERIPYRMGGTETGKAIDFLVTQYFTEAAGSRAKQHVPQIAVVITDGESADDVMVPARNLRKHGVIVFAIGVGQANVKELESIANYPPDLYLLQTYSYQSLQKLKDSVLKKVCTSVGAHSQAFTGVFADIVFLIDSGIAPGEFNQFRSELPQLIKKLDVGASANRIGLAQYGRDFNVEFLLNAFETKKDTLAAVQKLRLRRRPNQPRNLGSALQSANSKFFNREAGGRAHQGYQQFLVVVTGKESADPVSRTARMIQAEGITIIGMAAGASSDAIQSFASPGYSFSSPKVSLLDAVFQSEREDTTAECRGANVADLVFIIHESESIGPENFQLVRNFLHSVVSSLEVSPVNVRVGIVTYNESPRAQVYLDTLQDKAELLQFIKLLPYYRGLNVLQQANTGAALNFTREQVFIKERGRRKGVQQVAMVITNGGSNDAVREAAITLRKAGVTIYAVGIENANETELMGMASEPSSRHVFIESSFARLKSLQQSLQKILCSNIIRKAITEGSSRRDIKEACVQKEEADIFILMDDSGSIETDDFIEMQKFIINFIRSFEIGPQKVRMGLVKYAEQSSLEYDLTEHSDVAQLEGAVRKIHHAGGGTKIGAALLTMGPHFERAERTRGHKVQEYLIVITDGNSTDEVKGPADELRTQDVIIYSIGVGNIVLSELHEIAGGPEKTFLVNSFDALSPIKDDIVTDICSPDACKDVVGDILFLMDSSESINEEEYKKMKDFMKSVISRSSVGQSQVHVGVMQFSTNHKLEFALNRYYSKEEMWNAIDAMKQISKGRNTGNAITELSKYFDADRGGRPSLKQRLIVITDGDSFDNVKAPAAALRDKGVEVFAIGAIFARNSHLLEISGVTERVYSMRNYDALKDLEGPISLKICDPVGDCKKTAKADIIFLVDGSGSIYYKDFEKMQDFMGAIVNKTGVGKDLTQFGVIVYSDDPELAFSLKDYDSKREVLGAIANVSHPKRNTFTSKALSFSVQYFGDEHGGRRALKVPQILMVITDGKADDHSELKNTSDALRNIGVTVLSVGIQDATEEELLIIAGGDKSKAFYVEDFDLLEPLLKNITSVICKPECEKKKADLVFLLDQSTSVGERNYKTMINFTVDVINSFEVSDEAVHIGLAKFNQTPEDGFYLDRYSKKEDMITEIKRMKYETGNTYIGKALYHIKQYFEPSRGCRSGISKRLVLITDGESQDVVTDAAKQLRNFGVDVIAIGIGSVQQVQLIDITGNPERVLNAQNFDSLPGIKKKLVDTICDPPDTKPDCNIDVVVGFDISQRSQAPGEILVSGHTQLQTFLPGIVRSLSSIQGVCCMGNTPIKTRIAFQVVGRNRRSLYDTNFEEYSGDTVTKVMNFNLEEPTYFTSDMLDSFKNRFKAEAKAGVKVLVIFSDGLDENVMKLNQKSEELRKEGVSALLVVALEGANDPHDHVQMVEFGRGYDYKLPLSIGMQRVSSIILKQIDTVLNRECCDTCKCSGHEGTWGPRGGLGTKGRSGQKGHAGFPGEQGVAGGRGPPGPGGPRGIRGCPGPRGQKGFRAMSGNRGERGEDGLNGVNGEQGQTGLDGARGERGNPGNPGIPGIRGEVGLEGDRGLRGDPGETGADNTTPGPNGDPGDPGFPGEPGADGKPGRAGDVGNPGLKGRPGPPGGNGKPGLPGAQGPPGIPGASGPQGSLGGNGDPGPIGLPGFPGPQGEPGPGGDPGLGGSRGVTGQKGQPGDPGENGAPGLRGPLGTPGQDGRDGYGSPGPKGAKGDSGFPGYPGLRGEYGLKGTEGYPGPKGNQGRGGNSGGSGEPGRTGEIGYPGHRGLRGPPGVRSLSECQLITYIRDNCACSGGCFDCPAYPTELVFGLDMSADVTPAAFERQRSALLSLLEDVTVAESNCPTGARVAVVGYSAYTRYLIRFHDYRSKSQLIESVKNIALERTSNSRQLGAAMRFVGQNVFKRVRAGTMARKVAVFFSAGPTQDASDVVTAMMEYQGLNIVPAVVSLRNAPAVRQAMEVDDTRRAIFTVLGRDMSADLNTVKDCAICYDPCKRSDQCSFIQDPAPPQEADVDLVLVMDGSREVKADEYAGAQQLLGSVVQQLAVSPKPGRPGNRARVALVQQGSTQALKEEFGLQTYQSQDLMKRHLIQNLQQQGGSSALGRTLEFALREVLLKAGQARKKRALLTVVGTQTALRDRLKLQYVSQKAKCEGVALFVVTVGERYSRTQAEELAGLPLHQHLIHVSRLNAEEQGYCQRFFRVFLSALDKGVNTYPPPSLRQTCQQLREPGEGFLDGFVKIPESGDWEIMGDEAQIGGETLIRHLNASNDLTREQDSPSPASGAEDKDVCLLSQESGTCQDYVLRWSFSRKLGQCAPFWYGGCGGNENRFETQKDCKDLCVT; this is encoded by the exons GATCAGTCCAAGCATGAGGGGAAGAATGAGTCTTCTGTTGGGCCTCATCGTAGCAGTGTGTTCCTGTGGCGTGGCTGCTGAAGCACCAG AGTGTAAATATGCCACGGTGGCCGACATCGTCTTCCTGGTCGACGGCTCCAGCAGCATCGGCTCTTACAGCTTTCAAGCGGTCCGAAATTTTCTCAGAAACATCATCAATGCCCTCGACATCGGTCCTGACAAAGTTCAAATCGGATTGGCGCAGTTCAGTGAAAACCCACACCAGGAGTTTCTTCTAAAGGATCACATGGACAAGGATTCCCTGCTGGCCGCCGTGGAACGCATTCCCTACCGAATGGGAGGCACAGAAACCGGCAAGGCCATAGACTTCCTGGTGACGCAGTACTTCACTGAAGCGGCGGGGAGCAGAGCCAAGCAACATGTGCCTCAGATCGCTGTGGTCATCACCGACGGGGAATCAGCTGATGACGTGATGGTACCGGCCCGTAACCTGAGGAAGCACGGAGTCATTGTGTTCGCCATTGGAGTGGGACAAGCCAATGTGAAGGAACTTGAGTCCATCGCTAACTACCCTCCAGATCTCTACCTTCTTCAGACCTACAGCTACCAGTCTCTGCAGAAGCTGAAGGACTCTGTGCTTAAAAAAGTGTGCACCTCAGTGGGAGCTCATAGTCAAG ctTTTACAGGAGTGTTTGCAGATATCGTCTTCTTGATCGACAGCGGCATAGCTCCAGGAGAGTTCAATCAATTCAGGTCTGAACTTCCTCAATTGATAAAGAAACTCGATGTTGGAGCGTCTGCCAACAGAATCGGTTTGGCCCAGTATGGCAGAGATTTCAATGTGGAATTCCTTCTCAATGCTTTTGAAACCAAAAAAGACACCCTGGCGGCTGTCCAAAAGCTTCGCCTGCGTCGAAGACCCAACCAACCACGTAACCTGGGCAGCGCTCTGCAGAGTGCCAACTCAAAGTTTTTCAACAGAGAGGCAGGGGGCCGTGCACACCAAGGCTACCAACAGTTCCTGGTTGTTGTAACTGGAAAAGAATCAGCTGATCCTGTGTCAAGGACGGCTCGCATGATCCAGGCAGAGGGGATAACAATCATTGGGATGGCTGCAGGTGCATCATCAGATGCAATACAGTCATTTGCAAGTCCTGGCTACTCATTTAGTTCTCCCAAAGTGAGTTTGTTGGATGCCGTTTtccagtctgagagagaggACACTACTGCAG AGTGCAGAGGAGCCAACGTGGCCGACCTTGTGTTCATCATCCATGAGTCAGAAAGCATTGGCCCTGAGAACTTCCAGCTGGTGCGAAACTTCCTTCACTCAGTAGTGAGCAGCCTGGAAGTCAGCCCAGTTAACGTCCGTGTGGGCATCGTTACATACAACGAGAGCCCGAGAGCTCAGGTGTACCTCGACACGTTGCAGGACAAAGCTGAACTCCTGCAGTTCATCAAACTTCTACCTTACTACAGAGGCCTCAACGTACTCCAACAGGCCAACACTGGAGCGGCTCTTAACTTCACCCGAGAGCAAGTGTTCATCaaggaaaggggccgcaggaaAGGTGTCCAGCAGGTGGCGATGGTGATCACTAATGGTGGTTCCAATGATGCTGTGAGGGAAGCAGCGATCACGCTCCGTAAAGCTGGTGTCACGATTTACGCTGTCGGAATCGAAAACGCGAATGAGACTGAGCTGATGGGGATGGCGTCTGAACCCAGCAGTCGGCATGTTTTTATTGAGAGCAGTTTCGCCAGGCTGAAGTCCCTGCAGCAGAGCCTGCAGAAAATCCTTTGCAGCAACATCATTCGCAAAGCGATCACTGAGGGCTCGAGCAGAAGAGACATCAAAGAAG CCTGTGTACAAAAGGAAGAGGCAGACATTTTCATCCTGATGGACGACTCAGGAAGCATTGAAACGGACGACTTTATTGAGATGCAGAAATTCATCATCAACTTCATTCGCAGTTTTGAAATTGGGCCTCAAAAAGTCCGTATGGGCCTTGTGAAATATGCGGAACAATCATCTTTGGAATATGACCTTACAGAACACTCTGATGTCGCTCAGCTGGAGGGAGCTGTACGGAAAATTCATCACGCTGGTGGTGGCACAAAGATAGGAGCTGCACTTTTAACCATGGGACCCCACTtcgagagagcagagagaactCGTGGTCACAAAGTCCAAGAATATCTGATTGTGATCACTGATGGGAATTCCACTGATGAGGTCAAAGGTCCTGCAGATGAGTTAAGGACGCAGGATGTCATTATCTACTCCATCGGTGTGGGAAATATAGTCCTAAGTGAGCTGCATGAGATCGCTGGAGGCCCTGAGAAGACTTTCCTTGTCAACAGCTTTGATGCTCTGAGTCCCATCAAGGATGACATCGTCACAGACATCTGCTCTCCAGATG CTTGTAAAGATGTCGTAGGGGACATCCTCTTCTTAATGGACAGCTCTGAGAGCATAAATGAAGAAGAGTAcaagaaaatgaaagacttcATGAAGTCTGTCATCAGCAGGTCCTCTGTTGGTCAGAGTCAGGTGCATGTTGGTGTCATGCAGTTTAGCACCAACCATAAACTGGAGTTTGCCCTCAACAGGTACTACAGTAAAGAGGAAATGTGGAACGCCATCGATGCCATGAAGCAGATAAGTAAAGGCAGGAACACAGGGAATGCCATCACAGAACTGTCCAAGTATTTTGATGCAGACAGAGGAGGGCGTCCGTCCTTGAAGCAGAGGCTTATTGTGATAACAGACGGAGATTCCTTTGATAACGTGAAAGcgcctgctgcagctctgagggaCAAGGGTGTGGAAGTATTCGCCATCGGAGCGATATTTGCCAGGAACTCTCACCTGCTGGAGATCAGCGGCGTCACAGAGAGGGTGTATTCCATGAGGAACTACGATGCCCTGAAAGACCTTGAAGGTCCTATTTCCCTTAAGATCTGCGATCCAGTAGGAG attgcaagaaaacagcaaaagctGACATTATCTTCCTGGTTGACGGGTCTGGAAGCATATATTACAAAGACTTTGAAAAAATGCAGGATTTTATGGGGGcaatagtaaacaaaacaggggTTGGTAAAGACCTGACTCAATTTGGAGTCATTGTCTACTCAGATGATCCAGAGCTGGCTTTTAGTCTGAAAGACTATGACTCCAAACGAGAGGTTCTTGGAGCGATAGCTAATGTGAGTCATCCAAAGCGAAATACCTTTACGAGCAAGGCCTTGAGTTTCTCGGTTCAGTACTTTGGCGATGAACATGGCGGCAGGAGAGCACTCAAAGTGCCTCAGATCCTTATGGTGATCACAGACGGGAAAGCAGATGACCACTCCGAACTGAAGAACACATCTGATGCCCTGCGAAACATAGGGGTCACTGTCCTCAGTGTTGGAATACAAGACGCAACCGAGGAAGAGCTGCTGATCATTGCTGGTGGGGATAAATCCAAAGCTTTCTACGTGGAAGATTTTGATTTATTAGAACCTCTGCTGAAGAATATAACTTCTGTCATCTGCAAGCCAG AGTGTGAGAAAAAGAAGGCAGACCTGGTCTTTCTACTTGATCAGTCCACTAGCGTTGGGGAACGAAATTACAAAACCATGATAAACTTTACGGTGGACGTAATCAACAGCTTTGAAGTTAGTGACGAGGCTGTGCATATTGGACTTGCAAAGTTTAACCAAACACCTGAAGATGGATTTTACCTGGACCGGTACTCCAAGAAGGAGGATATGATCACagaaatcaagagaatgaaATACGAAACAGGAAACACCTACATCGGAAAGGCCTTGTACCACATCAAGCAATACTTTGAGCCGTCACGAGGCTGCCGCAGTGGGATCTCTAAGAGGCTGGTTTTAATAACTGATGGTGAATCTCAGGATGTCGTGACGGATGCAGCCAAACAGCTCAGGAATTTTGGGGTTGATGTGATTGCCATCGGCATTGGAAGTGTCCAGCAGGTGCAGCTCATTGATATCACTGGTAACCCTGAGAGGGTGCTCAATGCACAAAATTTTGACAGCTTACCTGGTATCAAGAAGAAGTTGGTTGACACCATCTGTGACCCGCCTGACACTA AACCGGACTGCAACATTGATGTCGTCGTCGGGTTCGATATTTCCCAAAGAAGCCAAGCACCTGGGGAGATTCTGGTCAGCGGCCATACCCAGCTCCAGACCTTCCTGCCTGGGATTGTTCGTTCCCTTTCATCGATACAAGGCGTGTGCTGCATGGGCAACACACCAATCAAGACCAGGATCGCCTTCCAAGTGGTTGGCAGGAATAGGCGTTCACTGTACGACACAAACTTTGAAGAGTACAGCGGGGACACGGTGACGAAAGTCATGAACTTCAATTTGGAAGAGCCCACTTACTTTACCTCTGACATGCTGGACTCCTTCAAGAATAGGTTCAAGGCCGAGGCCAAGGCTGGAGTCAAG GTGTTGGTGATCTTTTCAGACGGGCTTGATGAGAATGTGATGAAACtgaatcagaaatcagaagagCTGAGAAAAGAGG GGGTCAGTGCTTTGCTGGTGGTAGCTCTGGAGGGGGCAAATGATCCCCACGACCACGTGCAGATGGTGGAGTTTGGCCGAGGATATGATTACAAGCTTCCTCTCAGCATCGGCATGCAGCGTGTCAGCAGCATCATCCTTAAACAGATT gACACAGTGTTAAATAGGGAATGCTGTGATACGTGCAAATGTTCTGGGCATGAAGGCACATGGGGCCCTCGAGGTGGACTAGGGACAAAG GGTCGTTCAGGCCAGAAGGGTCACGCAGGTTTTCCAGGAGAGCAGGGAGTCGCT GGTGGGAGAGGGCCTCCTGGACCAGGGGGACCTCGAGGCATCCGGGGCTGTCCTGGACCCAGAGGACAGAAG GGCTTCAGAGCAATGTCAGGGAACAGG GGCGAGAGAGGAGAAGACGGTCTGAACGGAGTCAACGGAGAGCAG GGACAGACGGGACTCGATGGAGCTcgaggagaaagaggaaaccCAGGAAAccca GGTATCCCAGGTATCAGGGGGGAGGTGGGGCTTGAAGGAGATCGAGGACTGAGAGGAGATCCG GGTGAAACGGGTGCTGATAACACCACTCCAGGACCAAATGGGGACCCAGGGGACCCCGGTTTCCCG GGAGAACCTGGAGCAGACGGGAAGCCAGGTAGGGCAGGAGACGTTGGAAATCCG GGTCTGAAAGGAAGACCAGGACCCCCTGGTGGGAAT GGTAAACCTGGACTGCCAGGGGCTCAAGGACCTCCAGGCATCCCGGGTGCTTCTGGTCCTCAG ggatccttgGGGGGGAATGGTGATCCTGGACCAATAGGACTTCCTGGCTTTCCTGGACCTCAG GGTGAACCAGGACCAGGTGGTGATCCAGGATTGGGCGGGAGTAGAGGTGTTACTGGACAGAAG GGCCAGCCTGGAGACCCGGGTGAGAATGGTGCTCCTGGATTACGGGGACCTCTAGGAACGCCG GGTCAGGATGGGAGAGACGGGTATGGATCTCCAGGTCCTAAAGGTGCCAAG GGGGATTCTGGTTTTCCTGGTTACCCTGGACTTCGT GGTGAATACGGTCTGAAAGGAACTGAAGGATACCCAGGACCTAAAGGGAACCAGGGGCGAGGG GGGAACTCAGGCGGGTCAGGAGAACCAGGCAGGACCGGAGAGATCGGATATCCAGGACACAGG GGTCTCAGAGGTCCTCCTGGAGTCAGAAGCTTGTCT GAGTGCCAGCTGATCACCTACATCAGAGATAACTGTG CGTGTTCCGGAG GTTGCTTTGATTGCCCGGCCTACCCCACCGAGCTGGTGTTCGGTCTGGACATGTCTGCGGACGTGACCCCGGCGGCCTTCGAGAGGCAGCGCTCcgccctcctctccctgctgGAGGACGTCACCGTCGCCGAGAGCAACTGTCCGACCGGCGCCCGCGTGGCCGTGGTGGGATACAGCGCCTACACCAGGTACCTGATCCGTTTCCACGACTACCGCAGCAAGTCACAGCTGATCGAGTCCGTGAAGAACATCGCCCTGGAGAGGACGTCCAACAGCCGCCAGCTGGGCGCCGCCATGCGCTTCGTGGGTCAGAACGTCTTCAAACGGGTCAGAGCAGGGACGATGGCGAGGAAGGTGGCGGTCTTTTTCTCCGCCGGGCCGACACAGGACGCCTCAGACGTGGTGACCGCCATGATGGAGTACCAAGGCCTCAACATCGTCCCGGCTGTCGTCTCTCTGAGGAACGCTCCGGCAGTTCGTCAGGCGATGGAG GTGGACGACACGAGGAGAGCCATCTTCACGGTGCTGGGGAGGGACATGTCTGCTGACCTGAACACGGTGAAGGACTGTGCCATCTGTTACG ACCCCTGTAAGCGCTCAGACCAGTGCTCCTTCATCCAGGATCCGGCGCCGCCTCAGGAGGCCGATGTGGACCTGGTCTTGGTGATGGACGGCTCCAGGGAGGTGAAGGCTGACGAGTACGCCGGCGCCCAGCAGCTGCTGGGTTCTGTGGTGCAGCAGCTGGCTGTGAGCCCTAAGCCCGGCAGACCCGGGAACCGGGCCCGGGTGGCTTTGGTCCAGCAGGGCAGCACCCAGGCTCTCAAGGAGGAGTTTGGTCTGCAGACCTACCAGAGCCAGGACCTGATGAAGAGGCACCTGATCCAGAACCTGCAGCAGCAGGGCGGCTCCTCGGCTCTGGGACGGACGCTGGAGTTCGCCCTGAGGGAGGTGCTCCTGAAGGCCGGCCAGGCCCGGAAGAAGAGGGCGCTGCTGACCGTGGTGGGCACCCAGACGGCTCTCCGGGACCGGCTCAAGCTGCAGTACGTCTCCCAGAAGGCCAAGTGCGAGGGGGTGGCGCTGTTTGTGGTGACGGTGGGCGAGCGCTACAGCCGGACTCAGGCGGAGGAGCTGGCCGGTCTGCCCTTACATCAGCACCTGATCCACGTCAGCAGACTGAACGCTGAGGAGCAGGGCTACTGCCAGCGCTTCTTCAGAGTCTTCCTCTCCGCCCTCGACA aGGGAGTCAACACGTATCCTCCTCCTTCACTGAGACAGACGTGTCAGCAGCTCAGAGAGCCGGGGGAAGGATTCCTCGACGGGTTTGTAaagat TCCGGAGTCTGGAGACTGGGAGATTATGGGAGATGAAGCTCAAATAGGAGGAGAGACTCTGATTAGACACCTGAATGCCTCCAACGACCTGACCCGGGAACAGGACAGCCCGAGTCCAGCCTCTGGAGCTGAGGACAAAG ACGTCTGCCTCCTCAGCCAGGAGAGCGGTACCTGCCAAGACTATGTCCTGAGGTGGTCTTTCAGCAGAAAACTGGGTCAGTGCGCCCCCTTCTGGTACGGAGGCTGCGGAGGCAACGAGAACCGCTTTGAGACGCAGAAGGATTGCAAGGATCTCTGTGTGACATGA